In Armatimonadota bacterium, the following proteins share a genomic window:
- a CDS encoding acetyl-CoA carboxylase carboxyltransferase subunit alpha, producing MDNTWKDWEKPVLELEDGVAKLRQLADKETDSVKRQALEARAEEFEKRIENFLQVRYSRLGPWEQVLLARAEPRPYTLDYINAIFTDFTELDGDRRIGQDHAVVAGPARLDGTPVMLVGHQKGRNIQDRAYRNFAMAKPEGYRKAIRMFEMAERFRMPVVTFIDTPAADPGVESESRGISEAIAASMLKMFELTVPVVSVVIGEGGSGGAIGIAIANTVLMQEHAVYSVIPPEGCAAILWRDPMKKAQAAAALKLTADSALEFGLVEKVLPEPFGGAHRNPAEAAQTVKSEVALALGSLGKLAPAQLRQHRYDRFRAFGHMLGN from the coding sequence ATGGACAACACCTGGAAGGATTGGGAAAAACCGGTCTTGGAACTAGAGGACGGGGTCGCCAAATTGCGGCAGCTCGCCGACAAAGAAACCGATTCCGTCAAACGCCAAGCTTTGGAAGCCCGGGCGGAAGAGTTTGAAAAACGGATCGAGAATTTCCTGCAGGTTCGGTATTCGCGCCTTGGTCCGTGGGAGCAAGTGTTGCTGGCAAGGGCCGAGCCGCGCCCCTACACGCTCGATTACATTAACGCGATCTTCACTGATTTCACCGAATTGGACGGGGATCGCCGGATCGGCCAAGACCATGCCGTCGTCGCTGGCCCCGCCCGACTGGATGGAACCCCCGTCATGCTCGTTGGACACCAAAAGGGCCGCAACATCCAAGATCGCGCCTACCGGAACTTTGCTATGGCCAAGCCAGAGGGGTACCGCAAAGCCATCCGGATGTTTGAAATGGCCGAACGGTTCCGCATGCCCGTGGTCACCTTTATCGACACGCCGGCAGCCGACCCCGGCGTCGAATCAGAATCCCGGGGGATCAGCGAAGCCATCGCGGCCAGCATGCTCAAAATGTTCGAATTGACCGTCCCCGTTGTGAGCGTGGTCATCGGCGAAGGGGGCTCTGGCGGTGCGATCGGCATCGCCATTGCCAACACCGTTTTGATGCAAGAGCACGCCGTCTATAGCGTCATCCCGCCCGAAGGCTGTGCGGCCATCTTGTGGCGGGACCCGATGAAGAAGGCCCAAGCTGCCGCCGCTCTCAAACTCACGGCCGACTCCGCCCTGGAATTCGGCCTCGTCGAAAAAGTCTTGCCTGAACCGTTTGGCGGAGCCCACCGCAACCCGGCAGAAGCCGCTCAAACCGTCAAATCCGAAGTGGCTTTGGCCCTGGGTTCGCTTGGCAAACTCGCTCCCGCGCAACTGCGGCAGCACCGGTACGACCGGTTCCGAGCCTTCGGGCACATGCTCGGCAACTGA
- the accD gene encoding acetyl-CoA carboxylase, carboxyltransferase subunit beta → MSSRKAPAANPNFVQCKGCKKTLFTADFESNLRVCPHCDHHHRLTWQQRVDATFDVGSFRECDAELVSGDPLQFPEYEEKYAQAQAKSGMKDSLVSGTATLDGLQIATAIADFHFMGGSMGSVNGEKIARTLERGVELKCPVVIFCASGGARMQEGLLSLMQMAKTTAAVDKCRQNGIPYISVFTDPTMAGVLASYASIADVILAEPKALVGFAGARVSAQAQVLKIPDDFQTAEFVHRSGMLDKIVHRREMKATLADLCSMLGAHLQGGQN, encoded by the coding sequence ATGTCATCGCGGAAGGCTCCGGCGGCCAACCCCAACTTCGTCCAGTGCAAAGGATGCAAAAAAACCCTTTTCACCGCCGATTTTGAGTCCAACCTCCGCGTTTGCCCCCATTGTGATCACCACCACCGGCTCACCTGGCAGCAGCGGGTGGACGCCACTTTCGACGTCGGCAGTTTCCGGGAATGCGATGCCGAACTTGTTTCCGGTGACCCGCTCCAATTTCCCGAATACGAGGAAAAATACGCTCAAGCTCAAGCGAAATCTGGGATGAAGGACAGTCTGGTGAGCGGCACGGCCACGCTGGACGGGTTGCAGATCGCTACGGCCATCGCAGATTTCCACTTCATGGGTGGCTCAATGGGCTCCGTCAACGGTGAAAAGATCGCCCGGACACTTGAACGCGGCGTGGAACTCAAATGCCCGGTCGTTATTTTTTGCGCTTCTGGGGGAGCGAGGATGCAAGAGGGGTTGCTTAGCCTTATGCAGATGGCCAAGACCACGGCCGCGGTGGATAAATGCCGGCAAAACGGCATCCCGTACATCTCCGTCTTCACCGATCCGACCATGGCCGGTGTGCTTGCCAGTTACGCCAGCATCGCCGATGTCATCCTGGCCGAACCCAAGGCCCTTGTCGGATTTGCCGGGGCCCGGGTCAGCGCCCAAGCCCAAGTGCTCAAAATCCCTGACGACTTCCAAACCGCGGAGTTCGTCCATCGGTCCGGGATGCTGGACAAAATCGTCCACCGGCGCGAGATGAAAGCCACGCTCGCCGACCTTTGCTCGATGCTGGGCGCCCACCTCCAAGGAGGGCAAAACTAA